The Candidatus Thermoplasmatota archaeon genome includes a region encoding these proteins:
- a CDS encoding nitroreductase family protein yields KTCGISKFLVTTFGYVDSVFYCQLLDIEFKKLTEKSLELPLKKEFLTDAPLLIIVAGETDKPYWLESAWIFIAYIILAAESEGLATLTLHSRNDRIF; encoded by the coding sequence ATAAAACTTGCGGTATTTCTAAATTTTTAGTGACCACATTTGGATATGTGGACTCTGTTTTTTATTGCCAATTACTAGATATAGAATTTAAAAAGTTAACAGAAAAATCCTTGGAACTTCCGCTAAAAAAGGAGTTTTTAACGGATGCACCCCTGCTGATTATTGTTGCTGGCGAGACTGACAAACCTTACTGGCTTGAATCTGCATGGATTTTCATCGCATATATTATTCTTGCTGCCGAGAGCGAGGGACTGGCAACACTTACGTTACACTCCCGGAACGACCGGATTTTTTAA